In Capsicum annuum cultivar UCD-10X-F1 chromosome 7, UCD10Xv1.1, whole genome shotgun sequence, one genomic interval encodes:
- the LOC107877333 gene encoding histone H2A-beta, sperm has product MATKGKAPASDNAASGKKSYAQRIDIEALVFLAAVLEYLATEVLEIAGNVARDNKGSRIVPRHIQLTVRHDEELNTLFGDVTICSSGVLSKSHKDLLRNRMFGSSSKAPVVAATDDE; this is encoded by the exons ATGGCTACCAAAGGAAAAGCACCAGCTTCTGATAATGCTGCTTCTGGAAAGAAGTCA TATGCTCAACGTATCGACATTGAAGCTCTAGTTTTTCTTGCTGCTGTTCTTGAGTATCTTGCTACTGAG GTGCTTGAAATAGCTGGAAACGTGGCGAGGGATAACAAAGGGTCGAGGATTGTGCCAAGGCACATACAATTAACTGTAAGGCATGATGAGGAATTGAACACATTGTTTGGCGACGTGACAATTTGTTCTAGCGGTGTTTTATCAAAAAGTCATAAGGATCTGCTTCGTAACAGGATGTTTGGTAGCTCTTCAAAGGCGCCCGTTGTTGCTGCTACTGATGACGAGTAG